From Dechloromonas sp. A34:
TTGCCCGCCAATCAGGTTGGCGGTGCGCAGCAATTGCCTGTTCTGTAGATTCATGGTCTTGAAAAATCTCGAAAAAACGGTAAGTTGCGAATTGTTCGATGAAAACACTTTAACTAAATGCGACTTTCGGTTCTGATCCCCATTTCCTTCGCGGCCTTGTTGCTGGCGGCCTGTAGCGGCCCGGCAACCCGGCCGCCGGCGGAAACTATAGCGCATGCCCCGGCGACGGTCAGCGAGAAAGGCAACGAGGTGGCGCTCTACGCCCTGGGCCTGATCGATACCGACTACAAATTCGGTGGCAAGAACCCGGAAGCCGGTCTCGATTGCAGCGGCATGGTCAGCTATATCTATGGCAAGGTCGCCGGTCTGAAGGTGCAGGGCAGTGCCGCCGACATCGCGCGCAATGGCCGGCCGATCGGACGCGCCGCTTTGCGACCGGGCGATCTGGTATTTTTCAATACCCGCAACCGGGCCTACTCGCATGTCGGCATCTATCTCGGCGACGCCCGCTTTATCCACGCTCCGTCGACCAACGGCAAGGTGCGCATCGACCATTTGAACGACCGCTACTACGCGCAGCGTTTCGAGGCGGCCCGTACCTTCTTCGACTAAGCTTTCGGGATCGCCATGGACGCCAGTCCCGGCTGAGGGTAGAATGCGGCCTCCCAAGCGCCCGTAGCTCAGCTGGATAGAGTACTGCCCTCCGAAGGCAGGGGTCGGACGTTCGAATCGTCTCGGGCGCGCCAAACACAGATGAAGCTGGGCACTTTCGCCATGAAAGTGCCCATTTTTATTTCCGGATGTTATGTCCGGTGCGGTAGCCAACAGCATCGTTTCATGGCGGCTTTTGCCAGCCCGATTCCCGGGGGGCAATGGCCGCATGTACAGGCGGTTGCTAGTCTCAACGCGCTCGGAAGCTCTTTCTGGTTGTCGCGCTGAGCGTTTTGTCAGAAAAATGGTCTACCTCGGCGAGCGCTGCGCAAAGCATCTTGTAGTTGGCTATAACGAATTGGTATTTCGAGTCTGCGTATGTATTTCACCCCCTTAACCGATTGCTCCGAAAATCCCTGTCGGCCCGGCATCCGAGGGCTGGCGAGGACGAACGACTTTGCCATGCAGCTTGCTGATTCTCAACCCGTTGCCGTGCCTCCGTCGTGGGCAGAGTCCGGGGATCTCGAGGGCTGGGTGCACGCCACCGAAGCCTTCTGTGTTTCTCAGGGGCCGGGTATCCGCTACGTGCTGACCCTGTCCGGTTGCCCGCTCCGTTGTCAGTATTGCCATTCGCCGGACACCTGGTTCCGGCACGAAGGTGCCCCGGCGCTGGTGACCGATGTGCTGGCCGACATTGCGCGGCGCAAAGGGGTGTTGCGAGGGCGCGGGGGCGTTACCTTGAGCGGCGGCGAACCGTTGATGCAGGCCAAGTTCTGCAAAACCATCCTGCAAGGTTGCAAGGCGATGGGCTTGCACACCGCGCTGGATACCTCGGGTTACTTTGGTGACTTTGCCGACGACGAATTGCTGGCCGAAGTCGATCTTGTGCTGCTCGATATCAAAACGATTTCGGAGGAGCGCTATCGCGATCTGACAGGTGTCGAACTCGAACCAACGCTCCGCTTTGCCAACGTCCTGGCCGCCTTGAACAAGGCAGTATGGCTTAGGTTCGTGCTGGTTCCGGGGGTAACCGACGACCTTGAGGATGTCGGGCGCCTGGCCAAATTTGCGGCACAGTTGGGAAATATCGAACGCGTCGAAGTTTTGCCCTTTGGCAAGCAGGGCGAGCACAAGTGGCGCGATCGCGGCCTGGACTATCGGTTGGCAGGCATCAAGCCGCCAGCGGAGGAATTGCTCGAGCAGGTGCGCAATCTGTTTCGCGCCGAAGGCCTGGCGGTGGTTTGAGGCTCGGCAGCGCATGCTGCTTTCGGAGCTTGCAGGGTGGCCGTTAAAGGGCCTTGCCCGAGTTCGGTGGTGTGCGCCGAAATATATCGAACTGAAAATTTCATCGCTGAGACTTGAAATCGCCAAGTGCCGCCCCTATTATTAGCACTCAACGGAGACGAGTGCTAATTCGCCGCCCGCTCCGATCCCGGGAAGTGCAAAGCGCTAACCGGCCAATTTCCACCATGTTGAAACTCAATATCAGGAGTCAGCTCTATGAATATCCGTCCTTTGCACGACCGAGTGATCGTCAAGCGCGTTGAAGCCGAGCGTACCACCGCTTCCGGCATCGTCATCCCCGATTCCGCTGGCGAAAAGCCGGATCAGGGCGAAGTTCTGGCCGTCGGCCCGGGCAAGCGTGACGACAGCGGCAAGCTGAACGCGCCGGACGTCAAGGTTGGCGACCGTGTCCTGTTCGGCAAGTATGCCGGCCAGGCTGTCAAGGTCGATGGCCAGGAAGTCCTGGTCATGCGTGAAGAAGACATCATGGGCGTGCTGGTTGCTTAAGCGCCGCGTCTACTAACTTACAGAATTCAGGAGAAATAAATGGCAGCTAAAGAAGTCAAATTCGGTGATTCCGCCCGTGCACGCATGGTCGAAGGCATCAACATCCTGGCTGATGCGGTCAAGGTCACCCTCGGTCCCAAGGGCCGCAATGTCGTGCTCGAGCGCTCCTTCGGCGGCCCGACCGTCACCAAGGACGGCGTTTCCGTCGCCAAGGAAATCGAAC
This genomic window contains:
- a CDS encoding co-chaperone GroES yields the protein MNIRPLHDRVIVKRVEAERTTASGIVIPDSAGEKPDQGEVLAVGPGKRDDSGKLNAPDVKVGDRVLFGKYAGQAVKVDGQEVLVMREEDIMGVLVA
- the pflA gene encoding pyruvate formate-lyase-activating protein; the protein is MQLADSQPVAVPPSWAESGDLEGWVHATEAFCVSQGPGIRYVLTLSGCPLRCQYCHSPDTWFRHEGAPALVTDVLADIARRKGVLRGRGGVTLSGGEPLMQAKFCKTILQGCKAMGLHTALDTSGYFGDFADDELLAEVDLVLLDIKTISEERYRDLTGVELEPTLRFANVLAALNKAVWLRFVLVPGVTDDLEDVGRLAKFAAQLGNIERVEVLPFGKQGEHKWRDRGLDYRLAGIKPPAEELLEQVRNLFRAEGLAVV
- a CDS encoding C40 family peptidase, translating into MRLSVLIPISFAALLLAACSGPATRPPAETIAHAPATVSEKGNEVALYALGLIDTDYKFGGKNPEAGLDCSGMVSYIYGKVAGLKVQGSAADIARNGRPIGRAALRPGDLVFFNTRNRAYSHVGIYLGDARFIHAPSTNGKVRIDHLNDRYYAQRFEAARTFFD